In the bacterium SCSIO 12741 genome, TTATTTCCCAGATCGTATGGGTAAAAGCGACGAGGTTTGGGAAGTTGTGGCACAAGATCCAAACCAAATACTGATCATTAACAACCTTTATGGTACTGCTGGCCTGCTCAGACCAGATACCATTACCTATCGTCTATTAAAAGGAAGTTAAGGGGTGAAGCTTCAACAAGTAGATCGAAACATCAGAATCGCATCTTGCTTCGAATCAAAATAGTCGATGTCCATTACAACATAGTTAAGGCTCAGAACTTTGTTTTTTTCTTCCTGCTGAAATCCGATAGGTTTAGTCTCAGATCTATAACTAATTCATTTTTCAACTCTTAAATTTTACTTCTATGAGTGATATTAAATACCGTACGAATTCGGATATGAGATTTACCTATGCCTCAACCGTGGTTGAATTCGATATTAATAGTCTTATTGATAATTCCAATTACGAGATTGATAGCCAGGGAAAGACCTTTGATTCGGCTGTGGACAAATTGGTCATTGATGATATTGACAAGACAGTAGATCAAATTGGATTTACGGTCAGGTCAACCTCTGATACGTCATCTCAGGGTGTGGTTAAATGGTTTAAGGAGGAAACCGGGTATAAAAAGGCCATCTCTCAAGGTGGCGGGGAATGGCCCAAGGAAATGCGATTTGCCCTCAAACCAACCGTATACATAGTGGCCATGGACAAGGATACGAAGTATCGGTTTGAATGGGAAGGCCTTACCTTGGGTATGGTCCAAATAGATAAAAAAAGAAAATGGTGGCTGGCCAGTAAATATGCTTTAACCCTTGCTGATTTGAGAATCCGAGATATCGTAATTCTGGAAGATATGTACCAGGAAATTGTACTTAAAGGGACGGGTGATATTATTGATAAACGGGCTCATTTATTTATCACACTCGAAGGGAAGAAGACCTTTCAGGTTAAGTGTGTGATCAATGATATACCGCTTTCTCAGGATTGGTATAGCAAAATTTAAGGTTGCCTTTTTCATTTCCAACTGTTCCCTATCCATTTGAATAGGGAACGGTCGGAAAATTATGTTTTTTACTTAGCTGGAAGCACCAAAGTGCTCACCTCGCCGAAGCCAATGCGATTTCCTTCTCCATTGTCACACCAACCTCTCATGATCACGGTGTCCTTATCTTGGATGAACTTTCGCTCAGTACCATCGTGCATGGTAACTGGCTTAGTTCCTTTCCAGGTGATTTCCAACATCGATCCATAAGACTCAGGAGTAGGGCCAGAAATGGTTCCTGAACCCATCAAGTCTCCACACTTAACGTCGCATCCGTTAACGGTATGGTGGGCCAATTGCTGATTCATGTTCCAGTACATGTACTTGTAGTTCGATAGACCCACTCTTTTTTCTTCGCCGTTCTCAGGTTGAAGAAGTACTTCCAGGTTGATATCCACGCTTTTCTGTCCTTCATACTCCAGGTAGGGAAGAGGCTTAGGATCTTGCTCAGGGGTATCACAACGGAAAGGCTCCAAAGCATCCAGCGTAACAATCCATGGAGAAATAGAAGACGCAAAGTTTTTAGCCAGGAATGGTCCGAGTGGAACGTATTCCCACTTCTGAATATCACGAGCACTCCAGTCATTCAAAAGGCACATTCCAAAGATGTAGTCTTCCGCCTCTGTTGTTGAAATTGAGTCTCCAAGTGGCTTACCCTCATAAGTGAAGAAGGCCATTTCCAATTCGAAATCCAAAAGCTTACAAGGTCCGAAAACGGGAGGATCAGTGTCGTTTGGTTTTTGCTGTCCTTTAGGGCGGTGAATAGCTTGCCCGGAAGGAATAATGGAGGACGCTCTTCCGTGGTATCCTACAGGAATGTGAAGCCAGTTTGGCATCAAGGCATTCTTGGGATCGCGGAACATGGTTCCTACGTTGGTAGCATGCTCTCTTGAAGAGTAGAAGTCTGTGTAGTCACCTACGCGAATTGGAAGGTGCATTTCGGCATCAGCCATGGCTACCAAAACCTTATCTACTGCTCCGGCATCTTGAATTTCGGTATTACCTTCCGTAAACAATTCAGAAAGGCGCTCACGTACTTGACGAGTTCCTCCCTTTCCGTGCTGCATGAAGGCATTCAAAAAGTCATTTTGGTAAGCATCCGGAGCCACTCCAGTGTTATCCAAAAGTCCGGTTTGAGCCAATTCCCACAAATCGATGATTTGGTTACCCAGGGCTACGCCAACACGCTTACTTCTGGTGTCGGTGCTGAAAATTCCGAAGGGTAAATTCTGAATAGGGAAATCGGAGCCGGGAGCTACTTCAACCCAGCTTTTTTTATGGGGATCGTTGGAAACGAGCATAGTATTATTTTAATATATGATGAACAGGATTTACCCTTAAAAACGAGGGGCTAAATCCATAAAATTTAGTCGGCAAAATTAAATCGAAATGAAGTTTAAACTTCAGAAGTAACCGCAATTTTCTGGTACAAAGGGAAACCTTCCATCCAGTCGTTGATATCGTTCCGAATCTCGGTGTGAATGGCGTCGCTTTCCGGGTTCATGATCACTCGGTCCATGTAGTCTACGATGCGCTCCATATCGACTTCTACCAATCCACGAGTGGTGAGGGCAGGAGTTCCAACTCGAATTCCAGAAGTAACAAACGGTGAACGATCATCAAATGGAACCATGTTTTTGTTTACCGTGATGTCTGCTTTGATCAGCGCTTCTTCAGCACCTTTACCTGAAATGTCTTTGTTTCTTAAGTCAATCAACATACAGTGGTTGTCCGTTCCGCCTGAAATGATGTGATAACCTCTATCCGTAAAGGATTTGGCCATGGCTTTGGCGTTTTTAGAAACCTGAATAACGTAGTCCATGTAGTCATCGGTCAGGGCTTCTCCGAACGCAACTGCTTTGGCCGCGATAACGTGCTCCAACGGACCACCTTGCGTTCCAGGGAATACACCAGAGTCGAGTAAGGAGCTGAACTTACGGACGATTCCTTTTGGGGTTTTGATGCCCCATGGATTTTCAAAGTCTTTTCCAACCATGATCACGCCACCACGTGGACCACGAAGGGTTTTGTGGGTTGTGGTAGTCACCACATGACAGTGCTGAAGTGGATCGTTGAGAATTCCACGAGCAATGAGTCCAGCAGGGTGAGAAATATCGGCTAATAGAATAGCTCCAACTTCATCCGCAATTTCACGGAATCGTTTGAAATCCCAATCGCGCGAATAAGCGGAAGCACCAGCAATAATCATTTTGGGCTTAACCTCTCTGGCTTTTTCGGCCACCGAGTCCATGTCGATCATTCCGGTTTCACGATTTACACCATAGAAATGAGGTTTGTACAACTTACCCGAAAAGTTCACGGGAGAACCATGGGTGAGGTGACCTCCGTGTGACAGATCAAATCCGAGAATAGCATCGCCTGCTTTTAGGCATGCCAACATCACAGCGGCATTGGCTTGAGCACCCGAGTGAGGCTGAACATTGCACCATTCGGCATTGAACAAACTCTTTAAGCGGTTCCGAGCTTCATCTTCAATCTGATCCACTACCTCACAGCCACCGTAGTAACGTTTGCCTGGTAGACCCTCAGCATATTTATTGGTACATACTGAACCCATAGCCTTCATTACCTGTTTGGAAACGAAGTTTTCTGAAGCGATCAATTCAAGGCCTCTTTTTTGCCTTTCTTTTTCTTCTTTGATCAGGGAAAATATCACGGAATCTTTCATGTTCGATGCTTTGCGTTGAGCCTCCAAATATATTGGATTCTTTCGGGTTAAAGAGCAGCTAAGGTTACAGATACCTGGCGAATTCAACCTGGCTTAACGCATCCTTAATTTCAGCGGCATTGGTCACCGCATCCGTCCAGTCTTTTTTTCCCACTTTTTGAAGCGAGGGAAGAGGTGTTTCAGAAAAGTCAATTCCTAAGAAATCGCCCATTCTTTGAGCCGTTTTTTGAGAGTCTCCAGTGAGTTCTTCATAACTCAATATCAAATGAGGTTGCCGGTGAATTAGCTGTAGATTTCGCTGGTGATTTTGCTGATGAGCGTGCAAGTCTTTGATCAGCTGGTTGGTATCCACGGTCACCTTGGGAGCTTGAAACTTCTCGGTACTATGAGCCTGTCCTGATTGCTCCAACTGGTACCAGGAAATCAATTGCTTGAGTGGGTTTTCCCGATGAAGGTAAATGATGCTTAAATCGTCCTGCTGAAGCCAATCCCGAAGAACGGGGTAAAATTCCATTTGGACCCGCATCAGTTTAAAGCCAACCCACTTTTCCGTGACGAAGCGAGGATTGGGGTAATAATGAGTTTTGTCCTCTCCCTCTTTATAAGGGTAAGAAAACGTGGGATCATTGAACATTTTATCTAGGTAGCCACGGATTAGATTCTTCTGTAGGCCAGGATTCATGTCCACCGTAAAACGATTTAGGAATACCCGATACAGAACTTTTCTAAGGGCATGATTCCGGCAATAAAATTCAAACTTATCCTGACCCGGTTGGGCCCGAAGAAATACCTCGGCATGCGATCGAATTTCAGGGTGATTGTTCAACCACAACGACAAGAAAGAAGAACCCGTTCGGGGCTCTGAGTACAAAACAAACTTCTTTTTTGAAGTGGGTATTTGCATGCTTGTATGCCTATTTTTGAAAAAAATTACCCGGTTGACTCTCCCCAATCTTTTTATCGTTGGTGCTCCCAAATGCGGAACAACCTCCTTGTGTAATTACCTTCGACAACATCCTCAGGTTTTTATCACGGAGCCCAAGGAACCCAATTTTTTTAATACCGATCTGCTCCGGAAAAACCGTATGTCTGAGCAAGAGTATTTTCAACTGTTTGAAAAGTCAGCGTCCTTTCCAGTTCGTGGAGAAGGAACTCCGCTTTACTTGATGTCAAAGGAAGCACCGGCCAATTTAGCTCGATTCAACCCGGATGCTAAAGTAGTTATTTCCACCCGTCAGCCATGGGCCTTGATTGTTTCCGCATTTTACCAGAATAGGAGCAATACCGTAGAGACCAGTGCTTCCTTGGTAGAGGCCTTGAATTTGGAATCAGAGCGGGCTTCTTGGGACTACCTTCCTCATGACCCGGAGCCGGTAGGCCGTCTTTTGTATAGAAGAATGGCATCGTTGGCCGAGCAGATTCAGGAATACCAAAGGCATTTTCCACCCGAGCAAATTCACATCATCCAATTCGATCGATTTTTTGATGACGTTCCGGCCGGTTTAAAGGAACTCTTGGAATTTTTGGAAGTGGACGACCTTAGTCAGGAAATTCTACCAGAGGTTCATAACCCAGCCAGTGACAATCGGTTTGCTGGTTTAGCCGGATTGTATCGGCATCCTCCAGCTTGGTTGTCGGCATCGGCGCGTCGATTGATGAGTGATAAAACGCGTTCCAAAATTTATACTACTTTGCGTGGATGGAATGAAAAACCTGTGGACAAATCGGAGCAAGATGAAGCTCAGGAAATGCTGCGGGAATTCAATAACAAACAAGTGAGTCAATTGGAGGAATTATTGTCCTGGAATCTGACTCATTGGAAACTACCATGATCGGATTATTGCTTCGATTTTTGTCGCATCAGGCGGACCTGTTTCGGTCGGGTTGCATGAAAACCTACTACCGACTCAAGTATCCCGGACTCTCCATTGATGGCTCGAGTTATCTGGCCCCAGGAGTGGAACTGGTTTGCGTGAAGGGATCGCTGATGGTTATTCGTCAAAGTACCTTGGGAAAAGGCAGTCAAATTCGAACCAAAAGAGAAGGCAGGCTTGAACTTACGGATTGTGAAGTTGGAGCGTACTGTACCATCGAAGCCATGCAATCCATCACCATTGAAAAAGATACCTTGATTGCCGAACGGGTAACTATTCGGGATCAAAACCACCGTTTTGAAGAGGTTGGAAAAAACATTGCCGAACAAGGATTTGATGTGGCGCCGGTCCTCATAAAACCCAACGTGTGGATAGGAGCTGAAGTGGTTGTTTTGAAAGGAGTAGAAATTGCTTCTGGAACCGTCGTCGGAGCGGGCTCCGTGGTCAATCGATCCTTGCTTGAAAAAGCGGTGTACGCTGGCAATCCTGCTCAAAAGGTTAAGGAGCTTTCATGAAACGAGTGCTCCATGTTATCGATACCTTGGAACGGGGAGGGGCAGAAACTCTTTTAGCCACCTTCCTAAGCCATCAGGATCCCAAGTTCAATCAGATTTTGATTTTGAGTGGTGAAAATGATTTTGAGGAAGAACTCTCTCATTTTGTTATTCATAATCTCCGTTGCGAAAACCGCACCGATCTGCTAAAAGCCCCTCGGAAAATTGGTCATGCAGCTCGAGCCATGGAGGCTGATATCATTCATGCCCATTTGTTTTTATCCGGGTTATTGTGCTCACAAGTTCGATTAGGTTCTATGAAACTCGTTTGCCATCTGCACAATCGGATTTCAAAAAGTGTTTTTCAGGAGAAACCCATGTATCGGCATCTGGAGAAACTGCTGTATAGACGCCGTCATTCCCAGGTTTTTGTTTCGCAGAGCATTCGCGAAGATTATCAAGCCTTGGTTGGGAAGCCACGTCGAGCAGAGATCATTACCAATTGTGTTTCCGAGGAATATTTTCAGACCGATCGCACGGTTAAACCCATGGGGAAAAACTGGGTGACGGTTGGAAGTTTGAAAGCCCAGAAGAATACATTGGAATTGGTACGTCGGTTTAAGGACCTTGCTCCAGAGGGTTATCAGTTGACCGTAGTTGGGGGAGGACCTCAAGAATCTGAATTGAAAACGCTGATTCGGGAGGAGAAAATTGAAAACGTTGAACTTTTGGGAAGGCAACCCGTCACTCCAAGCTTTTGGAAACCCTACGATGTGTTTGTGTCTTTGTCACAATACGAAGGATTTGGAATTGCAGCTGCCGAGGCATTTTGTTCGGGATTAAACCTGTATTTAGCAGATATTCCCACCTACCGAGAAATTTTTGGGGAGGTGGCCACTTTTCTTTCTTTGGACAATCCATCAAGTTTGTCCGAAGGAATAAAACACCCCGTTCAAATGCCCGAACCGGAGAAAGCACAAGCTTTATACGAACGATTGAGTCCGGGGTATTTTCGAAGTCAAATTAAAACCCTTTATGAAACCCTTGATTAACGTCCTCTACATCACCTACGACGGGTTGTTGGACCCATTGGGGCAATCACAGGTTTTGCCCTATCTGAAAGGGTTGTATCGGGAAGGCTACAGGTTTCACATCATCTCCTTTGAAAAAAAGACTCCGACACCTGAAGATTTTCAAAGGCTTTTTGGAGATGCTAAGGATTGGAACTGGCATTGGATGGAGTACCACAAATCCATTCCCATTTGGTCGCAATACAGCATGTTGAACAAAATGCTTCGTAAGGCCAAGACTGTGGCTTCAGATAATGCCTTGGAAATCGTTCATTGTAGAAGTTATTTTCCAGCTTGGGTTGGGCATAAACTTCAGCGCGAATTGGGTTTGAAATTTGTTTTTGATATGCGTGGCTTTTGGGCCGATGAGCGCATTGAAGGTGGAATTTGGAACGCGAATAATCCGCTCTATTCTTGGGCCTACCGCTACTTTAAGAAAAAAGAGAGTCAATGGTTTGAGCAGTGTGATGCATTAATCTCATTGACCGAAACCGGCAAGAGTATTATTGCTAATCAATGGAATGTACCGGCCACAAAAATTACCGTCATACCCTGTTGTGCTGACTTGAATCTTTTTTCAGCGGAAAGAGGAGACTCGAAAGAATACGATTTGGGGTACGTAGGTAGTATCGGGACCTGGTACATGCTCGAGGAAATGGTGCAATTCTTTAGCCGCTATCGAAGCCAGAATCCGAACGCCAAAATGCTTTTTTTGACGCCCGAGAATCCCGAAGTTATTGAAGAACAATTGTCGCGAAATTCCATTCCATTGTCATCCGTCGATATTCGTAAGGTGCCACATCGTGAGGTACCTCATTGGCTGAATAAATGCCGATATGGAATCTATTTTATTCGCCCCACCTTTTCCAAAAAAGCGTCCTTCCCAACCAAATTAGCCGAATACCTCGGACTTCGTATTCCGGTGGTGACCAATACGGGCATAGGAGATATGGACCAATGGGTGCAGGATTATAAAATTGGTATTCTGGTTGATGACTTTAGTAAATCTGCTATGGATCAGGTCGTTGGCGGCTTGAAAGATTACCAATATCCCGAGGCCGGATGGGAGCAGGCTTGCCAAAAACTTGACTTGGAAACAGGAATATCCCAATATGCGGAAGTATACCGAAAGCTACTGGTATAAGTGGACCGGTTCGCTTAATATTGTACCTCTTGAATTCGAATTAATTTATGGATCTGAAAGACAAATCGATATTGATTACCGGTGGTACCGGTTCCCTGGGTAAGTGTTTGGTTGATATGTTGCTGGAAAGGTATCCAGACTTAGGGCGTTTGATCATTTTTTCGAGAGATGAGCTGAAGCAATTTGAAATGGCGCAGCGTTACCCGATGGATAAGTATCCGCAAATGCGCTACTTCTTAGGAGATATTCGCGATCGTGATCGATTGATTCGAGCCTTTCAGGGAGTAGATTATGTGATTCATGCGGCCGCATTGAAACAAGTTCCAGCAGCGGAATACAATCCGATGGAGTTTGTAAAAACCAATGTACTGGGAGCAGAAAATATTATTGAGGCAGCCTTGAGCACCAATGTGAAGCGCATTGTAGCCTTGTCTACCGATAAAGCGGCAGCCCCGATCAATTTGTACGGAGCTACCAAGCTGGCTTCTGACAAGTTGTTTGTGGCGGCCAATAACATTCGAGGTTGGAGAGATTTACGTTTTTCTGTGGTTCGCTACGGAAATGTAATGGGTTCCAGAGGTTCGGTGATTCCATTCTTTTTGAAGAAAAGAGCGGAAGGTGTTTTGCCGATTACAGATCCTGAAATGACCCGATTCAATATCACTTTGCAAGAGGGTGCCGAATTGGTTCTATATGCGCTCGAAGAAGCCTGGGGTGGAGAAATATTTGTTCCCAAAATTCCATCCTTCCGCATTACCGATTTGGCCCAAGCCATCGGACCTGAGTGCGAACATCCGGTAGTCGGAATTCGCCCGGGTGAAAAAATTCATGAAGAAATGATCACGCCTTCTGATTCCTACACCACGGTGGACTTAGGTAAGTATTATGCGATTTTACCTACGTTGACCAATTGGGATATCAAGGAATATCAGGAAGCTACTCAATACAAGGAAGTCGAAAAAGGATTTACCTACAACTCCGGAACCAATGATGAATGGTTGACCGTGGAGCAATTGCGTGAAATGATTGACACCTACGTGGCTCCTGGAGAACTGACCAAGAGTAACGCTTAGCCTACCCTCAAAGCACTTTCCATCTGGTGATAGAGGAAGACGGTTTCGGATTGGGGTCAAACAAATAGTTGGGTTATGAATATTCACTTATTCAGGATTAAGCAACTTGTCAAAAAGATGATTGGTCGCCAAGCAACAAGCCCAAAGGATTTTCTTTTGGAGGCCTTGCCCAAAGGATCTGTTGGAGCCGAGATTGGTACCTGGAAAGGAGCTTTTGCCGATCGAATGCTGACCATTGTTGAGCCCTCTAAATTGTTTTTAATCGATCCATACCAATACATAGAGAGCTATGAAAACGCCTGGTATGGCAAGCCCATTGGATCTCAATCCAACATGGATGAGATTTACGATTTTGTAGCAGCTCGATTTGCCGGGCCCATTACCAAAGGGCAGGTGGAAATGCTTCGAATGACCTCGGACAAAGCGCTGGAAAAGTTTGAAAATGAATCCCTGGACTGGGTTTACATCGACGGTGATCATTCCTATGAATTTGTTAAACGAGATTTAGATCATTTCTACGCTAAGGTTAAAGTGGGTGGTTGGATCACCGGGGATGATTACCAGGATGGAAACTGGTGGTCGGATGGAGTTCGAAGGGCCGTGAACGAATTTGTAGAAGAGAAGGGAGAGCTTCTTGAGCTTCAGGAAATAAAAGAGAATCAATTCAGAATCAAAAAAATTGGATAGTCTGATGAAAAATCCGGCTTACACGCTGCTGGAAGTAGCCAATACGCACGGGGGAGATCCCGAAAAAGTAATCCAGCTCATTCAGGAATTCGAAGATGTTCAGGAAAACGTGGGCATCAAGTTTCAGGTACTTAAGGACGATCGTATCGCCCTACCTGATTATTCCTGGTTTGACGTCTACACCAAGTTGTGTTTCTCCGAAGAAGATTGGGGAAGGCTGATAACCGAAGCCCAGAAAACCAAAGAAGTTTGGTTAGATCTGTTCGACAGCTATGGTACCGAAATTCTGGGAAAGTACCTGGATCAAATTACCGGCATTAAATTGCAGGCATCCGTGCTTCAAAATCTGGAAATTAGAAAAGGATTGCAACAGTTGGATGTTTCTTCCCTGAAGCTGATTCTCAATGTGGCTGCCATGGAAGAAGACGAGGTAGAGTCCATTTTACAGGCCTTTGAAGGTCAATTTGGGTTTAAGGAAATCATCCTACAAGTTGGTTTTCAGGCCTATCCTACAGAATTGGCTGACTCAGGCTTGGGAAAGATTCCTAAACTTCAAGATTTGACAGGTAAAACTATTGCCTTCGCCGACCATGTAGATGCGCAGTCAGAAGACGCCGTTTGGTTGCCCGTAATGGCTGCTATGCAAGGTGCAGGAATCGTAGAAAAACACATTAGAAGTTCCCATTACGAACCCGAGTACGATGGATTCTCATCCGTAGGAAAAACTCAGATTCTGAAAATCAGAGAGCAACTTGGACGTTATGGACACTTACTTCAGGAGCCCTTTATTAATGAGCGGGAGCAGAATTACCTGAAGACCACCCTTCAGATTCCTGTATTGGAAAACAGCAAAGATTCAGGAGATTTAGTTGACTTGGATCGCGATTTGAAATACCGCCGAACCGGCCAAGAAGGAATTTCCAGAAAAGACATTCAAGAGCACCAGGCCAAGGGAGAAATACTGGCTAAAGATTTGGACGCCGACAGTACCCTAAGCAACGACGTGTGGAGAAAAGCTAAAGTGGGGGTGATTGTAGCTTGTCGATTGAAATCATCTCGCTTGAAAAGAAAGGCAGTTGAGAAGATTGGTCAGTGGCCATCCGTAGAATACTGCCTAAAAAATGCCTTGCGATTCAAGGGCGTAGATGAAGTTGTGTTGGCAACCTCCACCGCTGATGAAGATGCCGAGCTCGAGAATCATACCTACTCTGATGAAGTTCATTTTTTTAAGGGCCATCCTGACGATGTGATTCAACGATTTTTGGATGCTGCCGAGCAACATAGCATTGACGTAATCATCCGGGTTACCGCCGATATGCCGTATATCTCTGATGAGATTTTGCAACCCTTGCTCAAAAAGCATTTTGAAACCGGCGCTGATTATACCGTAGGGAAAGATGCGGCAGTAGGAACCAATTTAGAGATTATCAATACCAGTGCATTGAAGAGGGTGAGAAAACACTTCCCATTTGCCGAGTATTCCGAATACATGACCTGGTATTTTCAGAATAACCCCGAACACTTTAATCTTCAATTCGTAGAGTTACCTGCCGATTTGGTAAGGCATTACCGACTCACTCTGGATTATCCGGAAGATTTGGACATGTTTAACGCCATTGAAGAGCGTTTTGCTGAGCATCCTGAGTTTTCCTTGCGGGAATTAATTGACTTCTTGGATCGAACACCAGAAGTTGCTCAAATCAATGCTCACTGCGCTTTGGTTTATAAAACCGATCAGAGTTTGATCGATACCCTCAATCAAAAAACGCGTATTTCGGTTCATGAATAAGCCAAGAATTCTTTTTCAAGTAGAGGGCGGTGCTCAAACCGGATACGGCCATATTAGCCGTTGTACGGCTCTTGCCGGTTACCTGAAAGAGGATTTCGATTGTCATTTTTTGCTTCCCGTTGAAACCCGGGAACGCTTATCGCTTTTCGGAACGGATCAATATCACATTCATTGGACCGAGAATAGTGCTTACTCCTTGGAAGAACTAAAGCTTCTCGCCGTTGAAGGAGACCTACTGGTGGTAGATGGTTATTCCTACGACCGGGCGTATTTTGAATCACTACGACCCCTCGGTGTAACCTCGGTAAGGATCGATGATTACTACCAAGACTATTCGGCCGATGCGATCATTAACCCATCTCCAGCTGCCACACGGGGTAAATATCCGGCTATGCCTTATCGGGCTTATGCCGTGGGAGCCGCTTACGCTATGCTGCGTCCCGCCTTTTTTGAGGCTAAACCAGTAGAGGTGGATGCTCGAACTTTACTCGTTTGTTTAGGGGGGAGCGATGCTCGTTTTTCGGCTCATTTGATTGAAATGCTGCAATCCGTTGGGGGATTTGATCGCATTACCTGGTTGGGATATTTGAGTGAGGATAGTAGAGCGAAACTCGACGAACTGAACGAATGGAAGCATGTTGCGCAAGCCAATGCCCATGAAATGGTGAACCTGATGACCCGTCATGAGTACGGTTTATTCTCGGCGGGAACACTTGCCTTAGAAGCCTGTACGGTAGGGATTCCCATGTTGCTTTTGCAATACGTAGAGAATCAAAAAGAAAACTACCGCAAAATAGTAGAGGAGAAGGCGGCCGTTGGAATTGGAACTCCTGAAACCCTGGACAGAGAAGTACTTCAAAAATCCTTTGATGAACTCAAGGGGCAGAAACAACAGGTCGAGTTTCAAAAAAAGCTGATGGACGCCCACCCACCCACCCGATTCAGAAAG is a window encoding:
- a CDS encoding class I SAM-dependent methyltransferase gives rise to the protein MNIHLFRIKQLVKKMIGRQATSPKDFLLEALPKGSVGAEIGTWKGAFADRMLTIVEPSKLFLIDPYQYIESYENAWYGKPIGSQSNMDEIYDFVAARFAGPITKGQVEMLRMTSDKALEKFENESLDWVYIDGDHSYEFVKRDLDHFYAKVKVGGWITGDDYQDGNWWSDGVRRAVNEFVEEKGELLELQEIKENQFRIKKIG
- a CDS encoding N-acetylneuraminate synthase family protein, whose product is MKNPAYTLLEVANTHGGDPEKVIQLIQEFEDVQENVGIKFQVLKDDRIALPDYSWFDVYTKLCFSEEDWGRLITEAQKTKEVWLDLFDSYGTEILGKYLDQITGIKLQASVLQNLEIRKGLQQLDVSSLKLILNVAAMEEDEVESILQAFEGQFGFKEIILQVGFQAYPTELADSGLGKIPKLQDLTGKTIAFADHVDAQSEDAVWLPVMAAMQGAGIVEKHIRSSHYEPEYDGFSSVGKTQILKIREQLGRYGHLLQEPFINEREQNYLKTTLQIPVLENSKDSGDLVDLDRDLKYRRTGQEGISRKDIQEHQAKGEILAKDLDADSTLSNDVWRKAKVGVIVACRLKSSRLKRKAVEKIGQWPSVEYCLKNALRFKGVDEVVLATSTADEDAELENHTYSDEVHFFKGHPDDVIQRFLDAAEQHSIDVIIRVTADMPYISDEILQPLLKKHFETGADYTVGKDAAVGTNLEIINTSALKRVRKHFPFAEYSEYMTWYFQNNPEHFNLQFVELPADLVRHYRLTLDYPEDLDMFNAIEERFAEHPEFSLRELIDFLDRTPEVAQINAHCALVYKTDQSLIDTLNQKTRISVHE
- a CDS encoding UDP-2,4-diacetamido-2,4,6-trideoxy-beta-L-altropyranose hydrolase, with product MNKPRILFQVEGGAQTGYGHISRCTALAGYLKEDFDCHFLLPVETRERLSLFGTDQYHIHWTENSAYSLEELKLLAVEGDLLVVDGYSYDRAYFESLRPLGVTSVRIDDYYQDYSADAIINPSPAATRGKYPAMPYRAYAVGAAYAMLRPAFFEAKPVEVDARTLLVCLGGSDARFSAHLIEMLQSVGGFDRITWLGYLSEDSRAKLDELNEWKHVAQANAHEMVNLMTRHEYGLFSAGTLALEACTVGIPMLLLQYVENQKENYRKIVEEKAAVGIGTPETLDREVLQKSFDELKGQKQQVEFQKKLMDAHPPTRFRKLFNYLHLTKSITLRQASEKDVDLFYQWANDPDTRQNSTQSEPIPYPTHVSWFASKIRDVNTRIYVFEHPGGPVGYLRLEQREGHWLISYAMDPEFRGKGLGKFLIGRGMTEFIEEKQDASLVFHAWVKKSNLASAVTFKNCNFDNLKEVNLEGVTYDIFIWK